In Seonamhaeicola sp. S2-3, the genomic window GGTACGCGAAAAATCACAAGCTTCTTCTGAAGTAGATTGGGTTTTTCAATATGAAAACAAGCTGATTCCAATTGAGATTAAATCAGGCCCAACGGGCTCGTTAAAATCCTTACATGAATTTATAGAGCGTACCAACCATCCGTACGCTATCCGGATATATGCGGGCAATTTTTGTATAGAAGAACATCAAACCCCCAACAAAAAGAAAAAATATAAACTCATGAACTTACCCTATTATTTGGGAACCAAACTGCCTGAATACATCGATTATTTTCTGATAAATGATTAAGGGGACAATTCTAAACGCAATACAGACGTATTTGATTGAGGAATAGCAATTAATTGCTATTCAAATATTTATCACAAAAAAAAACATCACTTTGAGTTGTTCTAAAATAGGTTGACAGTTTTTATAAATTAAATTAAACCTGAGAATTTAACTTCTCAGGTTTTTTGTTGTGTATAAAGTTAGGTGTTTTCATGTTAAGGCTCTAATGGGATTATGACCAATTGTTGTGTTTAGGCAAAAATTGGATCATGATTCATAATTCATACAAATGAAGAATTTCGTTAGTTTTAGTGTGTTTCACTAAATTGAAGTTGTTAATTAAGAATTCAGGTAAAAACAGTTTTAATAGATCTAAGGTAAGTTCCAATACAATAATTTTAAAACTTCAAAACTAAAACTATCTTTATTCACACACAACTTTTGGGGTTGATTCGAAATTTAATAATTTCACTCATAGGTAAAGCATAGGATATCCATAGGACATCTATAGGACATCTATAGGGTATCTATAGGAGTGAGAAGTGAATAGTGAATAGTGAATGGTGAGTGGTGACCCGTCCTAAAATAGCTATACAGGTTAATAAATAAATCCTGATATAATTATACAAACTTTAGTGGGGCCAGAGCAAGTTTTAATACGTTGTCTTTTTATTTAACTATTTATACAATCTACACACAACTTTTGGACTTGATTCTACATTCAACTTTTATTGGGACACAATTCAACCAAAACTACAGAAATCTATACCCATGTAGCAAAAAGCAGTTTTAATTTTATAAAAAACCCATTAGATTTGTAAGAAAAATAATTATATTTACCGAAATAAATATAATGTAAATAAACACAATTGTGTTTATTCAACCGTTACCACACATTTTGACCCAACCTATGAAAAAAACAATATCTTTCTTTTTAATACTATTTTTCGTTTCAAATGCCTTTTCTCAAAAGGTAATAGAAATGGAGAAAATAAATGGAGTCTATCAAATACCATGCAAAGTCAATGGTATTCCAATGAAATTTATTTTTGACACCGGAGCTTCTGATGTATCTATATCTTATATTGAGGCCGGTTTTTTATTAAAACAAGGGTTGTTAAAGGAGAGTGATTTTATTGGTAGTATTAATTATAAAATTGCAAGTGGAGAAATTCAAGAAGGAACTAAAATTAAGCTAAAGTCAATAGAAATTGGTGGAACTATTTTAACTGATATTAATGCAACGATAGTACACAATCTTGAAGCACCTTTACTATTAGGTCAAACAGCAATTAATAAAATAGGAACATATACAATTAAAGAAAACCTATTAATTTTTAATGACAATAAAAAAGTGTTGGCAACAGGAGGAAATGATGACGATTTTTCAATAGCGATTAATTTTTTAGTTAAAGAAAATTTAACCGAATTTATATCGACTTCAAAGCTAAAAACCAATCCAGATATTAAAAATTTGATAATAGAATTAGATTCTCTGTCTACATTAAAAAATAGAAATAACACTATTACACAATACCAGTTAGGTGCTGCTTACATGAAACTTTATCATGAGATGGTTCAAGTAATTGATAAATCAAAGGCAAAAGAACTTTTTTACAAAAGTGTTTCTTTGCTAGAACAAGGATGTAATAATAAGAATGAGGATGCCTGTTATGAACTTGGTGAAAATTATAGTTTTGCTGTTGTTAAAAATGGTACAATAGACATTGAAAAATCAATATATTGGTATAAAAAGGGAGCTAATTTAGGAAACTCTCTTACAAGTTCGGCCTGTTCTCATTCACTTGGACAACATTACAAAAATTCAGGTAAAGATGATGAGGCTTTTTATTGGTTCCATAAAGCTGCTGTTGCTGGACAATATGCCTCATACAGTCAAGTAGGCGATTGTTATTATTATGGTGAAGGCGTTTCAAAAGATTATAAAAAGGCACTATATTGGTATGAAAAAGGAGTTTCGCCAGACTATAAAAAAATGGGAGATATATTTTATTATGGTGGTTATGGTATAACAAAGGATTTAAAAAAAGCTTCAGAATATTATGAAATGGGAGCTGTAAGCCGAAACAATTCCCCCATTTTTTATGGTTGCAATTCTATGTTGGGTCAGATGTATTATTTCGGTGAACATTTTAAAATGGATAAAAGAAAAGCTTTCTTACATTACGAAATTGATGCTCTAAAAAAAGGGAATGAACATGCCTATTATATGATGGGTCTCATGACTAGTAACGGAGAAGGAACATTAACCGATAAAAAAAAAGGTTTCAAGTATTATTACGAAGCTGCTTATAGAGGACATCCAGCGGCTCAATATCAAGTTGGTGTCTCTTATTACTATGGATATGGCACAACTATAGATAAGGTAAAATCTGCATCTTGGATTAAAAAATCATTTGAGAATGGGTATGAAAAAGCTAAGGAATTTTGGGAGGAAAGGCAATTATGGAAATATAATGAAGATTAAAAAACGTGTGGTAACACCGTATATAATTTATTGCTAGTTTAAGCTTACTTACGAAAATCCTCGCGGATTTTCTATTCGGTTTTTATTTGCTAACTTTAGTGCTTAAACCACGCAACAAACCATATACAAAACCGTTGTAGCACATTTGACCAAACTAAAAACCAATAATAAATCATTATGAAGAAAAGAATACTATTTGCAATTTTAACTTCCATTTTAATTGTATCGTGTCAAAAGAAAATTGATGGCTCGACTGAAGAATCAATGAAAAAGTCAATTGAAGAAATAAATGAATCGCTTGATGAATCGAAAAAAGAGGAATTTCAAGAATCAATGCAATTAATGATGTTTAACGGACTTGAATTGGCTGATTTAATGAAAGAAGATGGAGCGGAAAATATGGCTAATGACTTTAAAACGAGAGTAGACGGAATGACAGCAGAGGACATCATTGAGGAAGGAAAGAAAATCAAAAAGCAAATTGAACAGAAGAAAAAAGAACAAGCGAAATCAGAAATACTAGAACTTTATTCAGCAAGAGAAAATGCAGAAAAGGACAAACAAATGCTTTCGAAATTTGAAGTTAAGCGCTCACGATTTTACATCAGAAAAAGTGGGACTTATTATATAACTAAAGAACCGATTATAGAATTGACTGTAAAAAATGGAACTGACCAAGCAGTTTCCCGAGCTTATTTTACTGGAACATTGGCAAGTCCAGAAAGAACGATACCTTGGATTAAAGATGATTTCAATTATGAAATTTCTGGCGGTCTTGAACCTGGAGAAGAAGTAACTTGGTATTTAGCACCGAATATGTTTAGTGATTGGGGCGAAGTTGATGCACCTAAAGACGCTATTTTAACTGTAGAAGTTACACAACTTGATGGTGCCAATGGTGATGAATTGTATTCTACAAATAATTTTGGCGAAGATGAACAAGAAAGACTTGAAGAGCTGTTGAAATCTTATCCTGAATTTGCGAAATAAAAACGTGCTACAACAAACGTATATAGCTCATAGCTAATTAGTTGCTTAAACGAAGTTAAGGCATATTTGGAAAGTCGCCAAATTTTTAAATTTGACGATTTCCAACAAAAAGGATAAATAGTAAAATTCAAAAATCTGGCTTGTGTTTAATCCGAAAATAATCGCTAATTTACACGCTACGAGCCATATACAAAACCGTTGGCAATAATTATGAAAAGAACAATAATCATAATAACATTACTTTTTAGTTTTTCTTTAATTGCCCAAGAAAAGCTTGTTGGAGAATTTTGCACAATTCCTATTGGCGAATCTGATGTAGCTTGTTATAATTTTATCGAAAACAACAATTTCGAATTCATGGTGTCTGGTTGTTTAGGAATATCAACTTATGGAAAAGGAAAGTATACATTAAATAACGATAAACTATTACTCAATTTTGATAGCGGAAAAGGAATTAAAAATAGCAGTATAAGTTTTAAAAACTTAAGTGTAATTT contains:
- a CDS encoding retroviral-like aspartic protease family protein; translated protein: MKKTISFFLILFFVSNAFSQKVIEMEKINGVYQIPCKVNGIPMKFIFDTGASDVSISYIEAGFLLKQGLLKESDFIGSINYKIASGEIQEGTKIKLKSIEIGGTILTDINATIVHNLEAPLLLGQTAINKIGTYTIKENLLIFNDNKKVLATGGNDDDFSIAINFLVKENLTEFISTSKLKTNPDIKNLIIELDSLSTLKNRNNTITQYQLGAAYMKLYHEMVQVIDKSKAKELFYKSVSLLEQGCNNKNEDACYELGENYSFAVVKNGTIDIEKSIYWYKKGANLGNSLTSSACSHSLGQHYKNSGKDDEAFYWFHKAAVAGQYASYSQVGDCYYYGEGVSKDYKKALYWYEKGVSPDYKKMGDIFYYGGYGITKDLKKASEYYEMGAVSRNNSPIFYGCNSMLGQMYYFGEHFKMDKRKAFLHYEIDALKKGNEHAYYMMGLMTSNGEGTLTDKKKGFKYYYEAAYRGHPAAQYQVGVSYYYGYGTTIDKVKSASWIKKSFENGYEKAKEFWEERQLWKYNED
- a CDS encoding DUF6694 family lipoprotein; this translates as MKKRILFAILTSILIVSCQKKIDGSTEESMKKSIEEINESLDESKKEEFQESMQLMMFNGLELADLMKEDGAENMANDFKTRVDGMTAEDIIEEGKKIKKQIEQKKKEQAKSEILELYSARENAEKDKQMLSKFEVKRSRFYIRKSGTYYITKEPIIELTVKNGTDQAVSRAYFTGTLASPERTIPWIKDDFNYEISGGLEPGEEVTWYLAPNMFSDWGEVDAPKDAILTVEVTQLDGANGDELYSTNNFGEDEQERLEELLKSYPEFAK